The genomic interval aggaggccacggggaaggcccaggacacgctggtgaggttatatctctcagctggcctgggagcgcctcggtatcctcccagaagagctggtggaagtggccggagAGAGGAgggtctgggcttccctgctgagactgctgcccccgcgacccggacccggataagcggaagaagatggatggatggatggaagtagAATTTAAGTAATCTTTATGTTTTAGCTGCAGGAGTCgataagtaattaaaaaatgtaaccacTGATTTGACTACTTCGATGTATATTTTAACAATAATGGATAAGTTAAGCAATAAAAAGTGAGTTAATCCCCTGTAGAGCCATGTGTTAAATTCAAGCAGGAAACTCTGGTGTTGCAGTTCCTctaatgtccactagaggcttgctCCAAAAGGAGAGGAAGTTCTGTTGAcgcccatgttaaaatgccaataCAAGAGTCATGCATGGATTTGCTTATTTAAGGATGTGGAAAGGttaactgacaggtgggtgtggTGTAGCTGTTTGCTGGGAGGCTAAGCCCCGCCTCCTGCTCTGTTTCTAGGTTGATCTAAGTTACGTAGAGttatcatttccaatatggcgaccgccatCGTTTGGCTTCAGGAACCAAACAGTGTCcgactttacagcagagatggacgtgtttacatcctggtggTTGGGCAGAATTTAACTCACCTGTTATAATATTATAAATATGCTTTATAAATTACTACAACTTGAGTCAGCACACATGACCTCTCTGTGTCATGTGTTTTTGATGCTTTATGTGTatttttagataaataaatatctttCTGACCGTCTGAGAAGTCTGAGCTCCAGTTTTTATATGacattatacatttatttaattaatatgttatttataatcattatgtttctgtgtctAAATCTCATGACTTCAACACAAGTTTGTATTTGTGCTCAAAGAATGACAACAAACTCTTTAAAGTGTGGACGTAGCTTCTTTATACCTGCATTCTGTCaagcagccagcagggggagcctTCACTCATGCATCTCAGTGCTGCAGCTTCCACTAGGTGAGGAGCGAGAGCTGAGGTGTTTCTGTACATCCACAACATCTGCATCAACCAGGAGGGAAGGCAACATGTTGCAAAGGTTGTCGTTTCTGTTGATGCAGgtgctgctctgattggtccttTCCTTCTCTGACAGGATTGGATCAAGCTTTGCCCCTCGTCCTGCTATTCTCAGCAGCCCAGCATTAGTCCATGTATTTGCTTCTCCATCACCTGCAGGATAAaaatatctcacacacacacgcaccctgGACCAATCCCTGTCCCTGACTCACACAGATACTCAACCCTCTTTGATATATGAGCATTTTGAAGGCATGCAGGGTTTATTTTGGAGAAGAGTGAACATATATGTGACTCTAAGATGAGATAAATTAACAATAACGTCTTCTGTTTCCACGTTGAGTCGATGGAttatcttcttctctctttgttccatTTCTGAGTTCTGCAGATGCAAGTTTTAAGACAGAAATCCACACATCTTGGAGTGTAATGTAGAGCCAGCTGGTTTAATTCAGCACTAATTCTGTGATTAACTCAATACCACAGTTGGCACAGCAGTTACACTCAGTAATGGCAGTGTTGCCAGATTGTTCGAGCTGCCAGGGCCTCAGCTTGTTGGCTAAAGATCAGGCGATTAACAAGCTAATCTGATTGACCTATAATTAGCCCTCCATCCCTGTGCTTGGACAGAGAGAGGCTGAGCTGCTCTGTAAAGCTCTTTACTTTGACTAGAGTGTGTAAGCAGATACCTTAGCGACCTGCAGAGGCAACACATCGCTAAATCAAATCATCACATCAGGATCTCTTTTATTTACCGagggaataaaacaaaacatgggGCAGGAAGGGAGTCACAACGAGGAGATGGACTTGGCTCAGATTCAGGAGCTGTGCCTCGTCTTCATGAAGGAGTGTCCGAGCGGAGCCCTGCACCTGCACGAGTTCAAGAGGATCTTCGGTGTGCCGAGCACCTCTGCAGAGGAGTCCCTCTACATGGAGACGATATTCCGCTCCTTCGACAAGAATaaggtaggggagaccggggatgGCTTCAACAAGAGTCAGAAAGATGCTGCAGGCAAGTTTGAATCCAGACAGAGTGAGCAGGACCTGAAGACAGAGCCTGGgggtcagggtcctgctcaccctttTGGGATTTTAATTTGTACTTCTGCTGGTTTACTCGACTCTGTAGAGATCAGCcacttagagatgctctctccagctctgctgtcGTTAGATGTTGCTCCAGTttcccctctcagagatggttgggggtccagtagctcctcaggctgctctcaagaccagccagagaccacactaatgtttgtaccacagtgtcaacaggcagagggggaatgagacagATTACTTTATGTGGAGTGATTTggtatgatgtgtgatcaggttgtccctgatGTTGAgaattctattctgctttgatccgcTCTATTCTTacgtttttaccacagggtcaacaggcagaggagggTTAAACAGCATCTGTTACATGTGTTTATTGACTGAGTAAACAAAGGAAAGTCAATAACTCTGCAttctgcacacaaacagaagacaacagggtgttttctcttctcttctgttctaAAAGTCCCACTTGAACATTATTTGAAATTCAGAACTTTGCCTTTTGAGACAAAATCAGAGTGTGCTGCAACAATCCCTGAGACGTGCTGCAACATGTGACTTCTTCCATTTATATAAGCACTGTGAGAGTTATGCCATATGTTATCATGTTTAAAAAGTGAGGATGATAAGCAGATTGATTTAAGTTTTTAAGGCAATTCTTAACTTGCCCCCCTCGTATTTATgagattttattcatttaaaaaataagctacaatgggtaaaaagagttttaggtcctctgctcctgcagcctgggatctgcagcaggagagcctgggtttgagggagctggtctctttaaatgtttctaaagcagactgaaggcgttggaggaagatgcatcagcttgtagaagctttgactgatgacttttgttttgaaattcaTGATGTGTTGTCATcttttagaattctgtgttgTCTGTAACTTTCTTGGAACGTGCTGCTGacgatcttggccaggacacacttgtaaaagagattcctaatctcaatgtggttttcctggttaaataaataaaacaaaataagttcagtcaaaacaaaaatgtaagaagaagaaggttcTGCAAGATCCTGAAGTAATCTCCTACTTTTGATCACTGGCACGATCGCACACCCATGAGAGAGATCTGCTGAATTCATCTTTGAGTTTGACCTCTAACGCTAAGATATTAAAcaagtgtttgcatgtttttcacACAGGTGAGAGACATTTGAAGAGAGTGTTTAGTGTAAGGAGACACTCTGGCTGCATCGTGCACTCGTTTCTGGAAAGATAATCCCAGATGTAAACCTCTGGGGTCAAAAACTCATCACACGATCAATGCTTTCACGAAATCAACACAGATCAGGAGCTTCAACTTCATCAGCACAAGCCGTCCTGCAAGCTAGACAACTTACATTTGCATCTCAGCTAAATGTGAAGATGCCAAAAGTTTCTAAGGAATTCAAATGTATAAGGAAGTCCCTTAAGGGGCTCCGTCATGTTGAATCcatccccggtctcccctaaaAGAAGCATCACTTCCTCTCTGTGCAGTCAGATTTTGTTCTTTGTTGTGACTGTACCTCATATTTTTGTTCCCTCAGGATAACACACTTGATTTCCTGGAGTATGTCGCTGCTCTTCACTTGATCTTACGAGGGAATCTCGAAGACAGACTCAAGTGGTCGTTCAAGATGTACGACAAGGACGGGAACGGCAAGCTGGACAGGCAGGAGGTGAAGCGTATCATCAGGGTGAATATTCTACATCATGATAAATATTGATTTCACTGTGGATTGTTTAGGCGCATCTCAAACGGTCAAAGATTCCAGGTTTTATAACATAAATCCACTCATGATAGATTATATAAGTGACCCTGCCACAGGCTTACAGCTCATGTCCCCACACAGAGCATTAGTGAGGAGTGGACGGTCTATAAGGGAGcttttcttaaaataaacatctttgCTGAACTTTAAGCCTCCGAGTCAGAGGAGTAAAATTAGCCCACCTGCCCACCGTACAGCGTCCACCTGGGCTGACCTGCAAGAGAGGAATTAGGTTACAGTTATGGCTGTTATACAAGCAAGCAATGTTTGAGTCCTCATTTATTATAACttcacattttattcatttagctTCTTAAAGCCttcacaataaaaacagagattataaaaccaacgaaacaacacaacactttATGATCACAGTTTTTCCtgatgttgtttatttgtttcagtCTCGTTCATCTTCATCAAACTTtcacaacaattaaaacacaaggGTAACACAAGCTCTgttcacacacgcacaaactTCTTCAAATGTTCAGGGTGATgcacaaacagctgtaaatTTCACCCTGACTTAACCTGGACTTTTTACCTGGAATCCCTTCATCCACCTCACCTGACAGAGACACGTGTGAATGAACAACTTTACAGAGCTTTGGAGGCAAATTGCagaagtgcatgtgtgaaagaggctttaAAAACCACTAGTTGTTGGTAAATACAAAAAGGGTGAAGAGTGCAGGATGAATGAGGAAGTTAAGGAGCTGTGAGTTCTCTTCAAACTCTGAAGCAGAAATGAGGAACAAGGAGGGAggttaaatgaatgaaagatgagCTGATGATCATTGCATTTCATGTTTCTCACACAGATCATTTACAAAATCAAGCTCCAGAGGAACCAGGTCAACATGTCGCCGTCTGAGATCTGTGACAGGATCTTTGAGCTGGTGGATGTGAATAAAGATGGTACGTATTTCACACCTTGCATCAGAAAACGAGGGGAACACAAGAGGAGTTAAAAGACGACATGGCAGAGAGACACGTTAAAATGCAGTTTTGTCTTCATTGGATTTCAAGTGTCATGTTGTTTTGAGAGGGAATTTCTGggctttatttgtttatgtatttatctattttttaaagttatattttttgagctttcacacctttattgacagagggagaggacagtggatagtgtaggaattTGGGAGAGATGGGGAAATGACGCCACAGGCAGGATTCAAACCCAGGGCACCTGCTACATGGCCTCGCAGCTTAACCACTCGGCTAAGTCCACGCCCCTGggctttatttttacatatttgctTGTAAATGACCTACATTTGCAAAAGGCTTTTAATTTGCTGAAGTAGATTTTTGGTGCGTgcagttgcaaaaaaaaaaagctgcaagaAAAGTCCTTTGTGCAAATGAGTCCAATGAAATTATGACACcatctgacaacattacagacaggatccctgcagagaccGAGCTTTTCATTCTGGACGACTTGGAGCCTCCAGACTCCTTCACCCCCTTCGGATTCATTAGTCTGATTTTGTTATGTGGGACTCTGGTGCAGCATTTTGAACCAGCTGGAGATGGTGAACAGAAGCCAGTATAGTGTTAAGtgttgatataaaaaaatacagttgTTGAGTTGATTTATAGTGTTATTAATGGTGGAATGTAAAGGGACATATATCTGGGTGTCATCGGCGTAACGGGGGTATCGTACATTACGGTTACTGATGATTTGACCGAGGGTAAGCAAAAACAGAGAGCAGTAATGGACCTAAAATCCAGCTTTGTGTTAGTCAGGTAGGATTATAATGAACTGAGCAGTGTCTTTGATGCCAACTCAGGAGTAAGAACATTAACTCAGGTCCAAACCGTcttattcctaaccctaactaagGAGCATGGATGCCTAAACATAACCTAACTGGCACTGATTCAAAATGTTCCACTGCTGGTtttgctgctttattttaaaactatGTTATTGCTAACTTGACTGCACACGCTAAACTGAAGCTAGATTGGTACCTGGATTGtcttctctgctttgtttgCAGAATGTCGCACATAATGTGACCTTAAAggacaaaaatcaaaacaaagatgtgaTTTTCTGTAAGACATCCATTGAAAAACCTCAGTTTGAGCACGTaaacatgttgttgtgtgtgtggataaATGCACAGTAATTAGATGTTCTCACAAATGGATTGGCACCGCCTCAATTAGCTGTACTTCTCCATGTCCAGACTCAGGTTAGAGCGCTGAAGtcaatcagctgctcctggatgtgtgCCTAAATCTCACCTGAAAACCAGGGTCAACCGAACCTCTGCGTCAGCTTAGTGCTCAAACAAGATCTGCCTGTTGAGATGAGATCATTCTGATCCAATcagatttcactgttttcatttgattcagtgtttgttgtgttctcGTCTCCTCCAGGTCAGATAACTCTGGCTGAGTTCATGGAGGGCGCCCAGCAGGATGAATGGGTGATGAGGATGTTGAAGCTGGACGTGAACGCGACGGGCTGGGTCATCCAGAACGTAGGGAGGGTCCCGTGATGTTTCCCTGAGTGGGTTCAGAGCCCACAGCTTTTTACTTGAGTCTGACGAGGAGGAGCTGCCGTCTTCATCCCTCGTCTCTCTCGTCGTTGGTCTCCTTGCTGAGCGTCTCGTGTGCTGCACAGGGAGCTCGTTGCACTTTTTCACGGCTGCAGTCCTGCTGTGATTTTGACAGCAGGTCCGAGTCTGAGCCTTGCTGCATGCTGTGGATGAGCTAATGCCTCTATGTAAGGAAACCCATCAGTCACAGAGGATGTTTTATATGTAAATACACTcgattttttatttgtacataAATTACTGGAGTTATTTTAGTTTAGGAGTCGATTACATGCATTCAGAGATtcatcaaaaataataaaaatacttaTTTATGTGATATAATTCCATTATTTCAACTATGCTGTTCCTTTTAAAGATGTTTCAAACACATGTATACccaaatgttttgattttaagtATCGTCTAATATTCCTCTGAGAGTTTTTTGCATCCATTTACTCTGTCTATTTTAAATGATAGAATCTGTGATGCAGATATTTCTGAGATTTTGTGTACTTATAATTCACTGTGCAATAATTAAAATGCATCCAGGAACCATAAAACAACAGAGCATAAAATAATTgattttttataaaaatgtaaattcaaTATTCCTGTTGAGAATTTGAAGGAGCTCATGTTGTTTCTTTATTAAatgttgttgcatttgttttctaaataaaagcattttttaCACAcgcttctttttgttttcttgcatgACTTTTGAACTCTGTGTTTTACTCCATCCTGCCACCAGGTGTCACCAAAGTCAGACCTGTTCAAGGCTTCAAACTTAATCCTCAGAGACTTAGTTTACACCATGAGGTCTCTAC from Notolabrus celidotus isolate fNotCel1 chromosome 3, fNotCel1.pri, whole genome shotgun sequence carries:
- the guca1g gene encoding guanylate cyclase activator 1g, coding for MGQEGSHNEEMDLAQIQELCLVFMKECPSGALHLHEFKRIFGVPSTSAEESLYMETIFRSFDKNKDNTLDFLEYVAALHLILRGNLEDRLKWSFKMYDKDGNGKLDRQEVKRIIRIIYKIKLQRNQVNMSPSEICDRIFELVDVNKDGQITLAEFMEGAQQDEWVMRMLKLDVNATGWVIQNVGRVP